From Lentisphaera araneosa HTCC2155, the proteins below share one genomic window:
- a CDS encoding right-handed parallel beta-helix repeat-containing protein → MMRISMLVFLFIGDFFIQAGEPFKPYEISYIQGRLKAPTSYKAYIQSRVKKGFKDRIRREIYLSGTASGFSANSKSGKMILTGKSMGQLFNRLAIENKGNSVDFVLKSGEYILDQPLKPRQNQVLRGEGRVTLIPTLTLPAAIVLDGVDSVVISNFTIVGGGIGKCKTNGIMSVNDSTRVNISKVIIREVGACGILCKGSKSKYVLIEDCDIQNTGRAGIAMFDGVSNALITKNAVERTTTHGIIFANGGSFSEVSENIIKDTGLLPGGDFAHGVAFDSHGNLNTGEKNLIIKNKILNARTGGVEIADGQNHMYIIENYIEGSGRANQKREDQYGIYFGGALSQGYHCLIKGNTIKNSYWNGIRLAAPNVERPNKKSPLPKDKYGPTMHVDIIDNIISGSMRYGIELNWCRDVYIKGNRIETSKLADIGLIGNREKNIDMPCSKVLFKGNVLKSQTKLVKDLFEK, encoded by the coding sequence ATGATGCGAATTTCTATGTTAGTTTTCCTGTTCATCGGAGACTTTTTTATACAGGCTGGAGAACCATTTAAACCTTATGAAATCTCATATATACAAGGAAGACTTAAAGCTCCGACATCTTATAAAGCCTATATTCAGTCTCGAGTGAAAAAGGGGTTTAAGGATAGAATTAGAAGAGAGATTTATCTATCCGGGACAGCAAGTGGCTTTAGTGCTAATTCAAAATCAGGCAAGATGATTCTAACTGGAAAAAGTATGGGACAACTCTTTAACCGATTAGCAATAGAAAACAAAGGTAATAGCGTTGATTTTGTCTTGAAATCTGGGGAGTACATTTTAGATCAGCCACTTAAACCTCGTCAGAACCAAGTGCTAAGAGGAGAGGGGCGTGTCACTTTGATACCAACATTGACTCTGCCTGCGGCTATCGTCCTCGACGGCGTCGATAGTGTTGTTATCTCTAACTTTACTATTGTGGGTGGTGGCATTGGAAAATGTAAGACAAATGGAATAATGAGCGTAAATGACTCTACCAGAGTAAATATCAGTAAGGTTATTATTAGGGAGGTAGGTGCTTGTGGGATCTTGTGTAAGGGTTCGAAAAGTAAATATGTTTTAATTGAAGACTGTGACATACAAAATACAGGTAGGGCAGGGATCGCGATGTTTGACGGAGTCAGTAATGCTCTTATAACAAAAAATGCAGTAGAACGCACAACCACGCATGGAATCATCTTCGCCAATGGAGGAAGTTTTAGTGAAGTATCCGAGAATATCATTAAAGATACGGGGCTTCTTCCAGGCGGGGATTTTGCTCATGGAGTAGCTTTTGACTCACACGGAAATTTAAACACAGGTGAAAAGAATCTCATTATAAAAAATAAGATATTAAATGCTAGGACTGGAGGTGTTGAAATCGCTGATGGCCAGAACCATATGTATATTATAGAGAATTATATTGAGGGGTCAGGAAGAGCAAATCAGAAACGAGAGGATCAGTATGGGATTTATTTTGGTGGCGCATTAAGTCAGGGCTACCATTGCTTGATAAAGGGTAATACAATTAAGAATTCCTATTGGAATGGTATCCGGCTAGCCGCACCCAACGTAGAACGCCCTAATAAAAAATCACCTCTCCCTAAAGATAAGTATGGTCCAACGATGCACGTTGACATTATTGATAATATCATATCTGGATCGATGCGATATGGCATTGAGCTTAATTGGTGCCGAGATGTGTATATTAAAGGTAATAGAATTGAGACAAGTAAGCTTGCTGATATTGGACTTATTGGTAATCGAGAGAAAAACATTGATATGCCATGCTCAAAGGTCCTGTTCAAGGGCAATGTACTTAAAAGCCAAACCAAATTAGTGAAAGATCTTTTTGAAAAATAG
- a CDS encoding glycoside hydrolase family 32 protein yields MTPIKHYKALLILLFFTLMTNSLFAAETNYPKFRQEVKVTGKNMLIPVILPNRSLAKEAQQKQFRKIQLSVFVDGQILHRQYLTLPLNPEKDAFTWGYLDMSEYVGKTAILACNSEGEQELLKFIKFSDQQGEFKEPLYSEVGRPQFHFTPKHMWNNDPNGLYYLDGLYHMSFQNSAINMGWGNMYWGHAVSKDLLHWEESSEWPRVLRSGGRGHKNRHPSMALGECFSGGAAVDVKNVLGLQKSGGPQTVIIAYTDTQLGECIAISTDGGKRFVTQAETNPAFVHPSPKTIPERFKKFYRHAGKSHGRDPKPFWHEPTESWVMVSYLMGLDPTMASGHMVFYTSKDLKSWEFASKTEKYFPEDYEEKKKRSDWSIKDFHECPDFFQLPVDGDENKMKWVLIGGMMKYQVGDFDGKTFTPDEKTYHQGMFGDMKAGQAFSNAPNGRAIYLMWSRIRPHLSKPRPPFQQGMTLPVEFKLMSTAAGLRLSYHPIKEMKNIKGKELFSIKNQQVTSGNDLVFDPLMDTIEVELIARASAKTDLIIVKFGASEVKYEINSGKVKGAKIMRAPKAGEKFTMRFIIDKAQWNLFFNEGLSYQHYARMDPGKALKQFRISTAPGGSVKIDSLKVYELKSIWNK; encoded by the coding sequence ATGACCCCTATAAAACACTATAAAGCCCTGCTGATTTTATTATTTTTTACACTGATGACGAATAGCTTATTTGCGGCGGAGACGAATTATCCCAAGTTTCGTCAAGAAGTAAAAGTTACGGGAAAAAATATGCTTATACCGGTAATTCTCCCCAATAGAAGCCTAGCAAAAGAAGCACAGCAAAAACAATTCCGCAAAATTCAGTTAAGCGTGTTTGTCGATGGTCAAATACTCCATAGACAATACTTGACTTTGCCGCTCAATCCGGAAAAAGATGCTTTTACCTGGGGTTATCTTGACATGAGTGAGTATGTCGGGAAGACCGCTATCCTCGCTTGCAACAGTGAAGGAGAACAGGAATTATTAAAATTTATTAAATTCAGTGATCAACAAGGTGAATTTAAAGAGCCACTCTACTCGGAAGTCGGTCGCCCACAATTCCATTTCACACCTAAGCACATGTGGAACAACGACCCTAATGGCTTGTACTATCTTGACGGCCTGTACCATATGTCTTTTCAAAATAGTGCCATAAACATGGGCTGGGGAAATATGTATTGGGGTCATGCGGTCAGTAAGGATCTTCTGCACTGGGAAGAAAGTAGTGAATGGCCACGAGTCTTACGATCCGGTGGACGCGGCCATAAAAACCGTCATCCCTCGATGGCGCTTGGTGAATGCTTTTCTGGTGGCGCTGCGGTTGATGTAAAAAATGTTCTCGGCCTGCAAAAATCAGGTGGCCCGCAAACAGTTATCATTGCCTATACAGATACTCAACTCGGTGAATGTATTGCCATTTCAACTGATGGTGGCAAACGCTTCGTCACTCAGGCAGAGACGAACCCCGCTTTTGTACACCCATCGCCAAAAACGATTCCTGAAAGATTCAAAAAATTCTACCGCCATGCCGGTAAAAGTCATGGTCGCGACCCGAAGCCCTTCTGGCATGAGCCGACCGAAAGTTGGGTCATGGTGAGCTACCTCATGGGCCTTGATCCCACCATGGCCTCGGGTCATATGGTCTTTTATACGAGCAAGGATTTAAAAAGTTGGGAATTCGCCTCCAAGACCGAAAAATACTTCCCAGAAGACTATGAAGAAAAGAAAAAGCGCAGTGACTGGAGCATAAAAGATTTTCATGAATGCCCTGACTTTTTTCAACTGCCGGTAGATGGTGATGAAAACAAGATGAAGTGGGTCCTCATTGGTGGCATGATGAAGTATCAAGTCGGCGATTTTGATGGCAAAACTTTTACTCCAGATGAAAAGACATATCATCAGGGGATGTTTGGTGACATGAAAGCCGGCCAGGCATTTTCAAATGCTCCTAATGGTCGTGCTATTTACCTTATGTGGTCACGTATCCGTCCCCACTTGAGCAAGCCACGCCCGCCATTTCAGCAGGGTATGACCCTACCAGTTGAATTTAAATTAATGAGTACCGCGGCAGGTTTAAGACTTAGCTACCACCCCATCAAAGAGATGAAAAACATAAAAGGCAAAGAGCTTTTTTCCATTAAAAATCAACAAGTAACTTCAGGTAATGACTTGGTTTTCGATCCACTAATGGACACCATTGAGGTAGAACTAATTGCAAGGGCCTCTGCTAAGACAGATCTAATAATAGTCAAATTTGGCGCTTCTGAAGTGAAATATGAAATCAATTCAGGTAAAGTCAAAGGAGCAAAAATCATGCGCGCACCCAAAGCGGGCGAGAAATTTACCATGCGATTTATTATTGATAAAGCTCAGTGGAACTTATTTTTCAATGAAGGCCTGAGCTATCAGCACTATGCGCGCATGGATCCGGGTAAAGCCCTCAAACAATTCAGGATTTCAACCGCGCCTGGCGGCTCAGTTAAAATTGATAGCCTTAAGGTTTATGAGCTTAAATCCATTTGGAATAAGTAA
- a CDS encoding glycoside hydrolase family 32 protein — MKSIHIYSLLSLLIAFSCSALAATENQYDNFHTYKDTDYQQAYRPKFHFTSKKNWINDPNGMLYYDGEYHLFFQHNPLGTGWGNMAWGHAVSKDMVHWEQLPHAITPYGSGYIFSGTGVVDHNNSLGKQVKNTKTLVLMYSYALDTRPNFGALTPPKETAYYQGIAYSTDRGRTFELLNDGAPIIPFQGRDVDPKGTQRDPKLFWHQESQKWVTLLWLGESSGGKIRVFSSDNLVDWEFETDMTRKWAHECFDLLKLPILNADGSMPDEVQYKWLMYDGSFDYEIGHFDGKNFKAEQKVKNHKLGHWNAAQTFNNSPDGRAVIIGWLKNSDFWRYKMPFTEQLSFPATLELRKVGNEILLYRWPVKEISSLYTQSWKLNSAKTLMQANSFLKKISPECFDMTLSISAKENFSLIIRGSILSYNHSKNQLNFISQKNQIKKLDWDKLRPEAQKNRKNWQLRPDQFTFSNVKNTSANIGMRILVDRGSFEIFFNQGQQVLTHSEISDLNNKNIQFKGESSIISSLTIHEIKSSWE; from the coding sequence ATGAAATCCATACATATTTATTCATTGCTAAGTCTACTTATAGCATTTAGTTGCTCTGCTTTAGCGGCAACGGAAAATCAATACGATAATTTTCACACCTACAAAGATACGGATTACCAACAAGCATATCGACCAAAATTTCATTTCACTTCTAAGAAAAACTGGATTAATGACCCTAATGGCATGCTCTATTACGACGGTGAATATCATCTCTTTTTTCAGCATAATCCGCTAGGAACCGGCTGGGGGAACATGGCCTGGGGTCACGCCGTAAGTAAAGATATGGTTCACTGGGAACAGCTGCCCCACGCCATAACGCCCTATGGTAGTGGCTATATATTTTCAGGTACAGGTGTGGTAGACCACAATAATTCACTAGGCAAACAGGTGAAGAATACAAAAACACTTGTTCTTATGTATTCTTACGCCTTAGATACTCGCCCAAATTTTGGCGCACTCACCCCGCCTAAAGAAACAGCCTACTACCAGGGCATAGCTTATAGTACTGATCGAGGAAGGACCTTTGAACTACTCAATGATGGAGCTCCTATCATCCCCTTCCAGGGACGTGATGTAGATCCTAAAGGGACTCAACGAGATCCCAAACTGTTTTGGCACCAAGAAAGTCAAAAGTGGGTCACTCTACTTTGGCTTGGCGAAAGCAGTGGTGGGAAAATCAGAGTTTTTAGTTCTGATAATCTTGTCGATTGGGAATTTGAAACAGACATGACACGAAAGTGGGCTCATGAATGCTTTGACCTTTTAAAACTTCCTATACTCAACGCCGACGGTTCAATGCCTGATGAAGTTCAATACAAATGGTTGATGTACGACGGCAGCTTCGATTACGAAATTGGACATTTTGATGGTAAGAACTTCAAGGCTGAACAAAAAGTGAAAAATCACAAACTTGGTCATTGGAACGCAGCCCAAACTTTCAATAATAGCCCTGATGGACGTGCCGTTATTATAGGCTGGTTAAAAAATTCTGACTTCTGGCGCTATAAAATGCCTTTTACAGAACAGCTCTCTTTTCCCGCCACCCTGGAGTTAAGAAAAGTCGGTAATGAAATACTGCTTTATCGCTGGCCCGTTAAGGAAATCTCATCCTTATACACTCAAAGCTGGAAACTCAATTCTGCCAAAACTCTGATGCAAGCCAACAGCTTCCTAAAAAAGATCTCGCCGGAGTGTTTTGACATGACGCTATCTATTAGCGCTAAGGAAAACTTCTCGCTCATTATCAGAGGTAGTATTTTAAGTTATAACCACTCAAAAAACCAGTTGAATTTTATAAGTCAAAAGAACCAGATAAAAAAGCTTGATTGGGATAAGCTCCGCCCCGAAGCTCAAAAGAATCGTAAGAATTGGCAATTACGTCCAGACCAATTCACTTTCTCGAATGTTAAAAATACAAGCGCCAATATAGGAATGAGAATTTTAGTAGATCGCGGTTCCTTTGAAATCTTCTTCAATCAAGGACAACAAGTTCTTACGCATTCAGAAATTTCTGACTTAAATAATAAAAACATTCAATTCAAAGGCGAATCAAGCATAATCAGTTCACTGACTATCCACGAAATAAAAAGCTCATGGGAATAA
- a CDS encoding type II secretion system protein, with translation MKKKFTLIELLVVVAIIGILASLLLPVLGKARRTSLAMACNANLKTQGQGIYMQVEDNNDYFVSNHTILGLGRTGFKGWNYYEDGSFHMKLFGEYQVKLDDGYLKNHDVFICPESLESEDKLSYYRNYAFNSYLQGYPTSETEEVPSISITDLSNTAETAVLCESEERPNFFETSVSTVEIRHVGAKTNLLFADGHTSTLNWAKFYYNPKWVAWDKPSPSWSGGDGFTFK, from the coding sequence ATGAAGAAAAAATTCACTTTGATTGAGTTATTAGTTGTAGTCGCGATAATTGGTATACTAGCTTCATTATTATTGCCAGTACTAGGTAAAGCTCGGCGTACATCACTAGCTATGGCATGTAATGCAAATCTGAAAACTCAAGGCCAAGGCATCTATATGCAAGTCGAGGATAATAATGATTACTTTGTGTCGAATCATACGATTCTAGGTTTAGGAAGAACGGGCTTTAAAGGCTGGAATTATTATGAAGATGGTTCATTTCACATGAAATTATTTGGTGAATATCAAGTCAAACTTGATGATGGGTATCTAAAAAATCACGATGTTTTTATCTGTCCAGAAAGTCTCGAATCAGAAGATAAACTCTCGTATTATAGAAACTATGCGTTCAATAGTTACCTTCAGGGGTATCCAACGTCAGAAACAGAGGAAGTCCCAAGTATCAGCATTACAGATTTATCAAATACCGCAGAAACAGCGGTGCTTTGTGAGTCTGAAGAACGGCCTAATTTTTTTGAGACCAGTGTAAGTACTGTTGAAATTAGACATGTAGGTGCGAAGACTAATTTGTTATTTGCAGATGGTCACACCTCCACATTGAATTGGGCTAAGTTTTATTATAATCCTAAATGGGTCGCATGGGATAAACCTAGCCCTTCTTGGAGCGGTGGCGATGGATTTACATTTAAATAA
- a CDS encoding DUF1552 domain-containing protein codes for MSLSSSINRRSLIKAAGLGALLPIFESSALAKSLTPPKRVIFIAYGYGHYDQGWFPNNVQHKWHCSSQEKVKDFELSSSLQGLANYKNDVSFISNLSPIHARRPHAGCDTFLTCANVDSNPLRSFTNTVSVDQVIAKKVGKYTRISSMQINGRTGNHDGWGGGTSMSCNENGEFLNGLNSLSDIYKRSFGDPDLTVSERRKQLSKHRSLLVLSNGGTKSLARVISKEDKERLSQFTDSLRSIEKRIQKDMAWAGRPFPKTKFQIPSGALNEEEKIKTSFDLMTEIFRTDLTRVISYRMSSIGLLQQMGYQQNTHAMSHWARHSQDLQCQIDRDKKLAELLAYLIRQLKNTKEIDGSSLLDNTLIFFGTGIRVHHVVKNIPMIMAGGGGEGIQQGKHYTYKENVTPLGNLWLSTIKHFGINAQKFGDSNNELHNIFKSV; via the coding sequence ATGAGCCTTTCATCAAGTATTAATAGAAGAAGTTTAATAAAAGCAGCGGGCCTAGGAGCTCTACTTCCTATTTTTGAGAGTAGTGCCTTAGCTAAATCTCTAACCCCACCTAAAAGAGTCATCTTTATTGCTTACGGTTATGGGCATTATGATCAGGGATGGTTTCCAAATAATGTCCAACACAAATGGCATTGCAGTAGTCAGGAAAAGGTTAAAGATTTCGAACTAAGTTCAAGTCTACAAGGTTTAGCGAACTATAAAAATGATGTATCTTTCATAAGTAATTTATCGCCGATTCATGCAAGAAGACCTCATGCTGGTTGCGATACATTTTTGACATGTGCTAATGTCGATTCAAACCCTTTGAGGTCTTTTACCAATACCGTATCGGTAGATCAAGTGATTGCCAAAAAAGTGGGTAAGTACACCCGCATAAGTTCAATGCAGATCAATGGTAGAACAGGTAATCATGATGGTTGGGGAGGTGGAACCTCGATGTCTTGTAATGAAAATGGAGAGTTCTTAAATGGTTTGAATAGTTTAAGTGATATATATAAAAGATCATTTGGCGACCCAGACCTTACAGTGAGTGAAAGAAGAAAGCAGCTTAGTAAGCATAGAAGTTTATTAGTCCTCTCGAATGGAGGGACCAAATCATTGGCCAGGGTTATTTCAAAAGAGGATAAAGAGAGACTTTCACAGTTTACAGATAGTTTGAGAAGTATTGAAAAAAGAATTCAAAAAGATATGGCCTGGGCAGGTAGACCTTTTCCAAAAACAAAATTTCAGATCCCTTCAGGCGCACTAAATGAAGAAGAGAAGATCAAAACATCTTTTGATCTGATGACTGAAATTTTTCGTACGGATTTAACTCGTGTCATTAGCTATAGAATGTCATCAATTGGTTTATTGCAGCAGATGGGCTATCAACAAAATACTCATGCCATGAGTCATTGGGCCAGACATAGTCAAGATTTACAATGTCAGATTGATCGCGATAAAAAATTGGCGGAATTATTGGCATATCTCATTAGGCAATTAAAGAACACTAAAGAAATTGATGGTTCAAGTTTGCTAGATAATACGCTTATATTTTTTGGAACTGGCATAAGAGTTCATCATGTAGTCAAAAACATTCCTATGATAATGGCTGGGGGCGGTGGAGAAGGCATACAACAAGGTAAACACTACACTTATAAAGAGAATGTTACTCCCCTTGGCAACCTATGGCTTAGTACCATAAAACACTTCGGTATAAACGCTCAGAAATTTGGCGACAGTAACAATGAACTTCACAATATATTCAAATCCGTTTAA
- a CDS encoding DUF1588 domain-containing protein, translating into MDDRIRFNCVGCGIELEAPKEIVGVHVRCDQCDTKQAVLDKNSESLNKDQATVLSQKKTKKSSFKVSKTSSKRKRKNKQKNNVVIISILLTLILAATSILLILRLKTPLERKPLEVSFSGKAVFDEEHVVKAEVDIQLKPSRIEEIELISSSEPSRIEEIDLISSSEPSRIKEIELISSSEPSRIEEIDLISSSEVSSIQVKDQSTIKLSSSIKHFIKKRCQDCHGEIKQKGDQRFDKLPDVLNKAHSIQLLQDILDTVNLSEMPPEDEPDIPHEELTNFIDELTQTISKAKDYTQNRGLNPPIRFLNKRELKLTYRNLLGVNTSLGSIPDAPEISRFDTLAQDQLFSEVHWQASFNVAKAHLEKALLREKNSKVIKIKYESETNKIKDFQKKINQWPGLIIKNTKKLETETVTQRRGNLNNLIKSLGNELEFAKQNINNPLFKTGAIYSKSTPIMTLLGKNIYNFDKMKEGRYRLKIRCGTIHTKPDQQSFISTASHKQLINPEFQPYENYYQEVTGTVKNPEVLFFNWNFGGQSSGRELRIDSDAEIWIDWIELEGPLKSQYLAQAEIELLSQYSEWDIAKAVKIVKDFAFKAYRGRNISFAQLEQIKDHLLSQSKLEADPQDALVDVLAAILSSPEFIYIVPELNKSNKNLTALSFVNKLSYFLLSSQPDLQLQKMVAANQSLSKRAVFKECDRILDSEKILPFIDSFVFQWLELSRFIALNPTIHAQRTNLIKWPRKKFSMLRESTEAMRFIIKNNRPITDLLNPDYYYINNTLAKYYGLPISNKKGFSARPLVKSNPRGGISSHASFLMMTSRGNRTSPVERGVYIMRNLLFNPPAPAPPNVPDLTASIKKTIEERFALKKLNLSNSRELMFFHTKQAQCNSCHRSFDPLGFVLEGFDHYGSWQGEEINVKSKLPSGLELDGVKDLKKYLVSREEQFVKGFIKALMSYAIHRPISIVDQAEIDAIYNANKSSNFKIRNIIKSIVASKTFRGS; encoded by the coding sequence ATGGATGATAGAATACGATTTAACTGTGTCGGTTGTGGAATTGAACTTGAAGCTCCTAAAGAAATAGTGGGAGTTCATGTTCGTTGTGATCAATGTGATACGAAACAAGCAGTATTAGATAAAAATTCTGAATCATTAAATAAAGATCAAGCGACTGTTCTAAGTCAAAAAAAGACTAAGAAAAGTAGTTTCAAAGTTTCGAAGACGAGTAGTAAGCGAAAAAGAAAGAATAAACAAAAAAATAATGTAGTAATAATCTCAATTTTATTAACACTGATTTTAGCTGCTACAAGTATTTTGTTAATACTACGATTAAAAACCCCTTTAGAACGTAAACCCTTAGAAGTAAGTTTTTCAGGAAAAGCTGTTTTTGATGAAGAACATGTCGTGAAAGCTGAAGTAGATATTCAATTGAAGCCCTCAAGAATAGAAGAGATTGAACTGATAAGTTCATCAGAGCCCTCAAGAATAGAAGAGATTGATCTGATAAGTTCATCAGAGCCCTCAAGAATAAAAGAGATTGAACTGATAAGTTCATCAGAGCCCTCAAGAATAGAAGAGATTGATCTGATAAGTTCATCTGAAGTATCAAGTATACAAGTAAAAGATCAGTCAACAATAAAGCTCTCAAGTTCAATAAAGCACTTTATTAAAAAACGTTGCCAGGACTGCCATGGAGAAATAAAACAAAAAGGTGACCAACGCTTTGATAAACTTCCAGATGTACTGAATAAAGCTCATAGCATTCAATTGTTACAAGATATTTTGGATACCGTTAATTTAAGCGAAATGCCACCAGAAGATGAGCCGGATATACCACATGAAGAGTTGACCAACTTTATAGATGAACTGACACAAACGATTAGTAAAGCAAAAGATTATACTCAAAATAGAGGTCTTAATCCGCCCATACGATTTTTAAATAAAAGAGAATTGAAACTAACTTATCGTAACCTTTTAGGTGTTAATACAAGTCTAGGTTCTATTCCCGATGCACCAGAAATCAGTCGATTCGATACATTAGCTCAAGATCAGCTGTTTAGTGAAGTTCATTGGCAAGCATCCTTTAATGTTGCCAAAGCCCATTTGGAAAAAGCATTGCTAAGGGAAAAAAATAGTAAGGTCATTAAAATCAAGTATGAATCAGAAACTAACAAGATTAAAGATTTTCAAAAGAAGATTAATCAATGGCCAGGCTTAATAATTAAGAATACAAAAAAACTGGAGACGGAAACAGTTACTCAGCGACGGGGAAATTTAAACAACCTCATAAAAAGTCTAGGAAATGAGCTTGAGTTTGCCAAGCAGAATATTAATAATCCACTCTTTAAAACAGGAGCGATTTATTCTAAAAGCACTCCTATTATGACCTTGTTAGGCAAGAATATTTACAATTTTGATAAAATGAAAGAAGGTCGATACCGACTTAAAATCCGTTGTGGAACCATACATACTAAGCCAGATCAACAATCATTTATAAGTACCGCATCTCATAAACAATTAATTAATCCAGAATTTCAACCTTATGAAAACTATTATCAAGAAGTAACAGGCACAGTAAAAAATCCTGAGGTTTTATTTTTTAACTGGAATTTTGGGGGGCAGAGTAGTGGCCGTGAATTAAGGATTGATAGCGATGCGGAAATATGGATAGATTGGATTGAGCTTGAAGGTCCACTGAAGTCACAATATCTAGCTCAAGCAGAAATAGAACTATTGAGTCAGTATAGTGAATGGGATATAGCAAAGGCCGTTAAAATCGTTAAAGACTTTGCTTTTAAAGCATACCGAGGTCGCAATATAAGTTTCGCACAACTTGAGCAAATAAAAGATCATTTACTCAGCCAATCTAAATTAGAGGCAGATCCTCAGGATGCACTTGTCGATGTGCTGGCAGCGATACTCTCTTCTCCAGAGTTCATCTATATCGTACCCGAACTTAATAAAAGTAATAAAAACTTAACGGCATTGAGCTTTGTGAATAAGCTTTCTTACTTTTTGCTAAGTTCTCAACCTGATTTACAACTTCAAAAAATGGTGGCCGCAAACCAGAGTCTAAGTAAGAGAGCCGTCTTTAAAGAATGTGACAGAATACTGGACTCAGAAAAAATCTTGCCTTTTATTGATTCCTTTGTTTTTCAGTGGTTAGAACTCTCCCGCTTTATAGCTTTGAATCCTACGATTCACGCACAAAGAACGAATCTCATAAAGTGGCCACGAAAGAAGTTTTCTATGCTGCGTGAATCAACAGAAGCGATGAGATTTATTATTAAAAATAACCGTCCAATAACAGATTTACTGAATCCGGACTATTACTATATAAACAATACGTTAGCAAAATACTATGGTTTACCAATTTCAAATAAAAAAGGCTTTTCCGCTCGACCTTTAGTGAAATCTAATCCACGGGGAGGTATCTCAAGCCATGCATCATTTCTCATGATGACTTCACGAGGGAATAGGACTTCACCTGTAGAGCGTGGAGTTTACATTATGAGGAATTTACTCTTTAATCCACCTGCACCTGCACCACCTAATGTACCAGATTTAACCGCGTCAATCAAAAAAACAATAGAAGAAAGATTTGCTTTGAAAAAACTTAATCTATCTAATAGTCGAGAGCTTATGTTTTTTCATACAAAACAGGCTCAGTGTAACTCTTGTCACCGGAGCTTTGATCCACTGGGTTTTGTTCTTGAGGGTTTTGATCATTATGGTTCTTGGCAAGGAGAGGAAATCAATGTCAAAAGTAAGCTTCCTTCAGGCCTTGAACTCGATGGTGTGAAAGATTTGAAAAAGTATCTTGTGAGTCGAGAAGAACAATTTGTCAAAGGTTTTATAAAAGCATTAATGAGCTACGCGATTCATCGACCAATCAGCATTGTCGACCAAGCTGAAATTGATGCGATTTATAATGCGAATAAATCTTCAAACTTTAAAATTCGCAATATTATCAAGTCGATAGTGGCATCTAAAACTTTTAGAGGATCCTGA